CCGCTTTGCTCTCCAGGAATGTTGTTTTCACTGTAAGGTCGTAGCGGTAGCGGCCGAAATGAAACAAGCGGAAACATACGGGAAAAAAATAATGGTGTGCAGTAGAGAGGAACATGCTATAGACTTGCAGCGAATGTGTATTTAGAGTTTCCTTTTAAAGGACATATATCTGCGCAGCGCGATTGAACAGCTGCAGCACTAGGTCCACTGAAGAACTCGATTGCACATTTATCGCTACACGTCGCTGTGCACCACTCACCACTTACGCTTCTGCTTCACATTCGCACCAATACTAAGCCTGCCTACTATTGCATACTATTGCGTACTATTGCGTACTATTAGCGTGTCTACTATGCGTACTATACTGACCAACCTAGGTGGTTcatagtggctatggcgtcgggCTGCTATGTGTGAGGTCGGGGGTTCCATTTCCGGCCCCGGCGGCCAGATTTTGGTGGGGACAGAATGcgaaaagcgctcgtgtaccatgcattgaatgcacgttaaagcaccccaagtgggtcaaaattaatccagagtgccccactacggcgtgccttataatcagatggtTGTTCGGGACGAAAAAAGAAACTCAGAATTAGAtcttttacagcgacgctgtgtATGCCTAAAATCCAGGGTTTCATGGCGTCTGTGTGTaaatactatcatcatcagcaatagctcgagccgtcttcttccacagctagctcgttggcgcccctcggcgcgaacgcgctcatgccactgctcccgcgttcgtcatcgtcgtcttctttcacagatggctccgttgccgctcatcattccagtgtagaacttttcacttctgtcgtcgtaatgggaaggcctcgtttacgggggtatgatccattgctcaagggggtatgagccgtcAATTGTTTTACGTAACGGACGCATTTATTAACAGAGgcgatacgcgaatgtgtgtgcgtgcctatcgtcacgatgaccaccgatcaggacaataaatatgctCGTACCTTAGTTCaaaattatgtgtcacctctgtgtcatgtgctagacagcttcgctgatcatccacctgcacggagtggaatggctcatgaactttttttttgctacccAATGACGCGACTGCTCCAGTGGACAGTTTACTGGAATTTCTTCAGCTGCTTTTGTTCAGCTTTAGACAGGGCTACGCAGCTTTTTATCggtgcgcgagagcacgtgacctCTGGGGTGgaagtgagactccttggggaagcaacacctcagtcgtactgatggtacggcgtgCATAGACGCAAAGCATGCGCTGACGTTCCCCCTCGAGCAAGTTTCTCATACgccctcacaaaaaaaaaaagagagaaaaaaattaaattatgtggtttgtACGTCTCAAAACCaccccgatatgattatgaggcacgccgtagtgggggactctggattaatttcgaccgctTGGGTCGTCTCactaacgtgctcccaatgcaggggacacaggcgtttttgcatttcgcccccatcgaaatgcgcccaccgcgaccgggatttgatcccgcgacctcgtacttagcaacGCAACACTATAGCCGCTAATCCACCGCGGCGGATGCTCTCACATTAGCCCAGAGGGGATCACAAGGTCTCCCAGGCTGGCTCAGCGAGTTCTTCTTGGAAAGGCGTATGTACGGTATACGCATACCGCGCGGCAGTTTACGTTTCATATAGAAAGTAAACACAGTCGCGAGCTCACGTGCGACGACCGCTAAGCAGGTGCTGTATTGACGTCAATCTAAAGGTTGCTATTTTGTTTTCAGTTGTCACCGTTTTCATGGAAGAGGTGGAAGCACTTCCGACAACGCATATTTCTGGCAACACAGATGTTCAACTGCTGGCTCTGGGGAAAGGTATGAGTAATGTAAACAGTTGAAAGGGATTTATCAGGGAACAAGGCCGGAGGTCGAAAGGCTCGTTCATAATTTTCTTGCTGTTTTCAGTTTCACCAGGATTCTGTCCGGTTGACAATATAAAATCGCGACCAAGCACCACCACTTCTGTACTCCCTGCTGCGCAATAGAGCGCAACGAGCATCGGGTGTTTTTGgcttaaaacagaaaaaaatgtcaagAAAGGGGTGCCGAGTTTATTTCGATAGATTCTGTCTGAACCGAAGGACGTCCGTGTTTCAGAAGAATTTAACGCaacagtaaagaaaaaagcatATAATTACGCGATTGTATGAACTTTACCTGTTAGAACGTGAGCACTTGTGCATCCTTTAAATGTATGCTTAATCCTTATAGTTTATGTTGATATTTCACTCTGATGATAGCAAGAAGATAACACTGACAATACGTATCGTAATAGATTGCTGCTTTCCGTTCACATAAACTTGTGTCTGCGCATACAGATTTTTTTTGCAGCCACTGAGAAATGGAATGCTTTGAAGGAGCCGCATATAGTAGCTGCGACCTAGTTGTCAGTTCACTTGCAATCAAATGTTGCTATACAGTTGTTATGACTTCCGTCGAGAATTTCCGCGCGTACTACAATCAAGGAGTGTACATTTATTTTATACACTTAACTCAGCTAAGCAACCAGAGATGCATAATATCACATTGAAAGCAATATTTTGTAATCGATAACATTCCTGACTTCATAGCCATAGTATAGCAGCACGTCAAAGGAGAAACTCTCAGCCTGTAATTCACAGCACTTACGATTATCCTGCAATTCAGCGTCACTACAGTATACATTCAAAGCCTAGAACAAAGCAACATAATGGATGTCAACGCAATCAGGGGCGCACTTACGTTCCACAATAGGTCAATGTGGTCTGGAGGCTATCTTACTATGGACAGACAGCGCCAGATGTCATGCGGCGCTTTAATGACAGGTCACTGCTTCCTCCAGAGCGTAAATTGCACCGTTTTGTAGCAAGGCAGTCATAAAGATTTCTGTACGTTGCACGCTGTCTTGTAATGTGTTTTTTTCCGTGCAGAAACCAGAGAAATGGTTAGCCATGCGGTGATCCTTTTCAATACATGAAACGAATGACCCATCAATGTGGGTCATGCGTAAGCGCAAGTCGTTGTTTTTCAAGGATCAGCGCTGTAGGTCACTACGCAAGTTCGAggttcaggaaaaaaaaataaaacacagtTAAGATCAATTACGGCGAATACACCCCAGTAATTTTCGCAGGTAAGTTAGCAACAATTCTACGCGCAGTCTATACGACTCCCGTCGGCCAGACGGGGCCACAGGCAACACTCGTCTTTAACGAGTTCTCCAAGGCCTTACTGCAACGTGCAATTTGCGTCCGACTATTGTGCGATAGGCGGCAACGGTTACACAGACGACCTTTGTGGCCTGCGCCGAGAAACAGTTGTCGGCTGAAGTTGCCTTAAGCTATATACCAACGGATGCCACATGGAGCGGTTAAGAACACAAGCTGTTATTAGTTCTTGCGTCGCGTCGTTGTCCTGAAGCATGACCTCAAATGGGCGCGTACAGACCTCAGAACTATACGCAACAAGACGCCTTCACTGCTTGCTGTGTCGTCTTATAGTCGCCACTGAAGCAATTGTCTGCAGCCGTTGCATAAAGTAGCCGTTGAATAACTACCAAATGCCACCAAGACCAAAATTCCAAACTTAGCAGCACTAGGCGGACTACTATGGAAAACTTGCGTGCAAAGTTAAGTGGGCGTAGATCAAACATAAATTTTGCAGAAAAATTATTTAAGAAGTATTTCAAAATGTTACGCTGCCGTTATCATCTACGTTTCCCAATGCCCGGGAAGAACTCTGCGTTAAACAATCTTCACATTTAACAGAAATAAGGCGCATCTTATGTACAATATCTTTCGAAATTGTAACGTTACTGGCTTAATTAAGAGCCTtctctttccgtctattcctcctctCTTCCTTCCTTACAAAAATTTCATGAAACTTCGCTTTTACGGTATTTTTATGCGTGATACGACGTTCGACCgttgtcctcggtgaactatagCAGATACATTGTCTCTGCTTGGTGAAAATAAGGGTAAAGTGAAGGGTAACGGGTAGGCAATGTTAGAAGTGGGTGATTTTTTTGTGGCTTTtacaataaattacgtatgccaGCACTCCGGAGCGTTATGAGAATTTTACGAGCGCACAGAATTTAGCCTGTTTTCCGGGCAGAACGAAAACCACCACCAAAATAAAATTAGGCGAAAATGAGGGAAATGCTATCGCAAATATTTGGGCCTAGTTCAATGCGTGTGAAATAAATACTACCTTCGCTAAATTTTTCAGCATGGTTTGAAAGTGTCACGTCACCGTTATCAGTTATGCTTTCCAATAATCCGCGATAACTCTATTTTACACCAAGGTTATGTTTATTGGAAACGGGGCTCGTATTCAGTGCAATGTGCGGCGAAACTTTAACTGGCCAGATTAggagcgttgcaaataattactgaactgTCCTTTTTCCCGGCTTATTTCTCCAAAGGAGGTTCGTAGTAGGCTTCCGCAGTGCCCTCGATGAACTACAAGATGCACATTGTTTATATTTGTTGAAAAGTAGAGGTAGGTTATACAGAATGTGTAAACAAACTTGAGGTATAGCTGAAGAGGGCGCGCAGGGCGACAGAGCAGACGAAGACACAGCGCAAGACACAGCTCCTCTGTCGTCCTGCGTGCCCTTTTGCGTTATACTTCAAGTTATGCAGTACTAGTTAAATCACCAGTCGGTTCTTTTGTGTAAACAAAGTTCATATGTGTGGACGAATTACAGGCCTTGGCAGTAAATCACGTATGCAGGTTACCCGGACCTTCATAACTGCGCTTTAGGATGGGCTCAGAACTTAACATGCTGCCTGTGGGGACGCTGTAAAGTGCAACAAAGTGACATCTAATGAAAatggggagcgggggggggggggggggttatattATGACCAATATTTTCACAAAGTAAAATGCGTGGGGATGAATTGTGCATTTGTAAAATTTCTTTACCAAGAGCCCGAATGGGTTATACGCTGACAGATTTCAACAGGACCAGTCATGCAGGGGCAGCGTGGTAAAGTGTGGGGTTTAATCACAGGCAACAGAAATTTTATCGCAACTTCTCGAAAGAAGCAGCTTTGCTAGAAATTGGGTTGTGATTATTCAGGGTCACATAGGTCTGcagtttttttaacgtgcactcaatgcacggtgcACAAGCATTTtcagttttttcttcttctttttcttttttttattcagtcTCCAGCAGAGCACGGCCGCCGCAGCCGATATCGTGCCCTAGACCTCGAGCTCAGCCGCGCTATGCCACATAGCGACTGAGCTATAACCACAGCAGGTAAGGAAAGAACATAGTGTTCAAGCGTTTTTCAAGCGCTAATACTACCGTGATTCTTTCAATCAACCCGCCACTCGTACAGAAGCATTAGCTACGGGCAACTGCCAAAACACGCAGTCAATTTTCGTCTCTGATTGGCTGACGTGACATGCAGCTATGACTTCTAAGCGTGGTGCTGGCGCAACACAATGTATAGTAGTCATGTAGCCGCCACAGAAATCAGGCGGGGTGCTCAAGCGGTTCAAGAACTAGCTTCGACAATTTCCCCTTGAAGCCTCACAGTGGTGACACACGTACAAACCAGCACCTGCTTTGCCTCTGGTAAGCTGTGAGTGAAGCAATTGTGATTTTCGCTTGGTAGTGCTTCAAAAAGTATATTCGAAGCGTGCAGTTATGCAGGGCTGTGAGGTCCGCACATTGCTTCCGCGCGACGGGAGGTTGTAGAAACTGCAATAAATCATCCTGTGTAAGGGAAGGATACGAGGAACGCGGAAAATATCCGTGCCCTCGAAGCGTATGTCCAGCAGCCCGAACGCCGACTGCTGTGCTGCTCTCTCGAGCGTGGTACAAACCCCACGTGAGCGCAGTCGCAAGCCATATCTGCTCCAAGCGCAGCTGAAAACAGCGGGAGCACAACTGCTGGCGCGAGACGGAAACAACTATGCGTCCGTGTAGTGCGCAGCCTTGCTCGTTTTCTCTCGTGCCTGTGACCCGTTGCCATATGCAGCCGAGTCTTttaagcgaagctgttattattatcattattattgttattatcatAATACTACAAATTGCCCGAAGGCATTGCGGTAGGGGGGATGttacagaggaaaaaaaaaaacgcgaataaTGGTTGCAAGGTGAACACACCAAGAGCGTAGTTTCTGCAAGTCAAGATAAGCGCTAGGCGCTATCACAAATGTGCCGTTTTAGCACATGCACAAAACGTCTGACATTTGTCGACACCGCAGCCTGAGGTAGTTTGTTCCATTCTTTAATGCTGCGGGGAATGAAAGACGACTGAAATACTTTTGTTCCGCAAGAAATCTCGCGTATTTTTTGGTTATGGTCACGTCCTTGTGATGCGTGGATAGGTGGTGTTATGAAAACCCCGCGGTTGAAGGCGGTATTATTCCGATCAATTTTATTTAATCGTGAACTAGATACGGTACGGCGGTTATCAAGCGTGTCACAATTGAGCTTCTAGTGAGAATAGAAGCTCTCGAAAACGTTATAGGCCTGTTTTCGCGGTGTCCTAACTAGCAAATTCACGGCGTTTATATTTAGAGGGAAGTGTGGTGCTTATTAAAGATGATGTGTATGAAAAACTCGAAATGCGTGAGTAATTGGGGCTAAATGAAAATGACTAAAGCCTAGTTTTAAAGGCTAGTTATATGAAACGCTTACAAAGTTTATCTGCTGCTCTATGAGAACCAAAGGTGATAGCAATTCTATATTTGCGAAAAAGGGGGGCCATGTTATGGGTGACGCGTACCGAAAGCTTGAAGCGTGTATGTTTAATTATAGCCGTTGTAGAAAATTACCTACACAAGCATTCCACTGCTTAACAAGCGTATTTTACGAACCACGCGAGAAGTTTGCCCAATAAAAAAGAACTCAACGTGCCAAAAAATTGTCATTTTCAGGGAATAGGGAACAACGTATGCGTGATACCTGAGCAGTGTTTCAAGAGCGTCAGATAATGACAGCCATTGCCAAAAATTCTTAAGCAACAGCTCGAAAGTGTCTGGTGTCAGCTATACTTCCCCAGTATCGCGAGAGAACTGTACGTCACATCGAGTTTAGGTTTGGTGAACATGTGGGACATGTTGTGGTAATGCGTGGCGAGACTTTGACGTTTCTGGCTTAATTAGGAGTTTTGAAAGTAATCGCTGAATTCtcgttttcttcctgttttcacGCTTTAATACGACGTTCGTAGTATACGCTTCCTCGGTGTCATCGTTGAACTAGACCAGTCACCTTGCTTATATTTGGTAAAAATAAAGGGCAGGTTAAGGGTGATGTGTAAACAAAGTCCGAAGTGTGAGAGTTAACTACAGCCATTGGTGTACATTGTGTATGCAAGTGGAGAATTTAGCTCAATGACCTGGCAGAAATACAATTCTACAGCGTCCCAGGAGTAAGGGTACTTGACACCGAACTCAAGTTCAGTGAAAACGACAGCCATGTTAGGGGTGATGCGTGGTGAATATTCAACGTTCGTGGGCTATTTATTATCGCTGCAAACATTTACTGAACCTTCGATTTTTTTCTTATATTCATGGATTATACGAGGCGCCCGCGGTGTCCTCGGCGAACTAAACGAGccaccttgtttatatttcatGGATAAGGACAGGTTATTAGAGATATTTTAGCAAATTTTGGTGTGTGTGGTTCAATTATGGCGCAAAATTTGCATAGCTGTCCTGGTAGAACTGTAGCAACGACCGAGATAAAATGAGATGGAAAGGAGGGGAACATTATCGCTGATATGCatgcgaaagaaaaaaatgtgtgggTTAACTGAGGCTTTTGCTAAAAGATTCCCTTATGATGTgctcgaaagcattatatgctGGTAACGTTATACGAACAGGCGAGCCATATGTGGGCCTGATTTTAGAGTGCGTGGTATGATTCCAAAGAACTAAAGTTACTAATGTAACTGCTCGAAAGGAAAAGCTTCGCAGCAAATTCGGCCGGGGATCCTACAAGGTCGCACAAGTCCGCGGCATTTTATGAGAATATACGAATGAGAACATCGCCTGAGTGCCCGTGCCGGGTTAATGCAGCTGTAGCTTGCACGAACATACGCGCTTCATTCCCGCCTTTGTTTGCACCGATTTACGGCTGATTCACAATAGGCCAACCCGACACAGAtattggtctgccgactgatggcgacagcgttttccttcctttaaaccgttggccacagcgttttccgtcctataaactgctgtcgccaacagtcggtagaccaaaatcggtgtcgtgtcgacctaatgtgaatgagcctttacccACCATTTAGTATTCCGTGAAGTTTTCAGGACCTGTGAGGTTCTGAACGGACGTTGCTGTCAGTCACCAAAACAAATGACTTGTACCTTATGGgggaaaagaaagaatgaaagaaagaaaggcaggcaggaaggaaagaaggacggggaaggaaggaatgaaggcAGAAAGGAATCCGTAGTTGCTTCGGATACCTTCGTAAGAGCTGTTTGATTGTTTCTTTAACACTAACAAACCAAAATAGAATTGTTTATACGAGCTTACTTCTTTTAACCTTACATCGCCGTTATCACTCAACTGGGTTCAATGTTTGATTTTGGAATCACAGTCATCGCGGTAAACGCTATTCGCAAGAAGTACGCACGGGTCCCCTAAGGGTAACCTGCCCAGCGGAAAACTCCGAGGTGTTGGAACGAATATTTGTGACAACGATCTGGTTAATTGACTTTGAGATGGCATTCCCACCCCGCTTTAAAGTTTCCTGGTATAGGAAAACTTCTGCTTGAAGTGCAAGTGCTGTATCATATTTCACAAGCGCGTACAATTAAAAGAGCTTAGCTTAATATGTTTTTTTTGTATCCTTACCCGGGAATTGAAGTCATAAAGTCCATTAGATAACCATCATATCATCTCTACAGGGTTCTTATGCGCGCAGAATGTGTTCATGAAAAATTGCGTATGTTGTGTGGATTGACAAGTTTATTTCATAGCGCATTAAGCGCGGTTAGACGGTTATTTTCTTATCTACCACGTTTATTGTTTCATAAAGCAATGACTAGAGGCTCAGAGCACGTTAGAAAGCACTGGAGAACACAATTGGTATTGTGTGCTTTTGTACATCGAACAGCTGCTATTGCCGCATTGCGGACCAAAGCTCTCCAGCTGTGTCCCGTCCCCAACAAGAAATGATCGTCGTCACGACAACGTTAAAATGAAATATAGATGTTCGAGGAAAAGACTGCACCGAAGTGTGTATCAGACCTGGCCCGTTGCCTAATGAAAACTAACCTTCCAGCCTAATGCGCCATGACAGCTCACAAAACGCGACTGCTAAAGGCAACAGTGTGGTTCCCATCACAATGAACGAGCCAGTCTAATCCCTTTATTCTCAGACGATCCTCGACTCAAAGCTCTTCTTCCCCTCCACTGACTTGAGAACTGCGCCGCCTATCGACTAAAGATGTCGCTACGCTTCTTAAGAATTGCCGTGGAGGGTCAATGAAGTGCAGTGACCGCGTCTGTAGAGAAACGGCGCTGCCAACCACTTCCTTGAGTCGGGGTGGAGTGTTAGCGAAGGAAAGTTCTAGAATACAGGGGTAAGACTCATGTTCTGCAACGCACCTCgactgaatgatgatgatgatttattggcatccccttcaaaGAAAGGCGGCGACAAATAATCACCTAACCTGCCGCTTGAGCTAATCGACTAATTCATACATGTTCatcagtctagcattttgtctGTCTCAAGCATTTCTCTTTTCCTTAAAATGCCTCCTGTAACGAATCAGGTCCTATCAATTTCTGCCCTGCTTTTTTTAAACCAATGctctaaacatctcttgcttatctcaactgctgatCGGTTAATGTTTCCATTCGCTTTATATtccagcgcttctggaaggtgagCGTTTCCAACGGGTCTCGCTGgttgaataccttcgcattccattaggatgtggtGAGTTGTtcccggatttttgctgcagcacacacatgcctcatcctgctGCGAATATGTGCTCCCGTATGTTTCACACAAAAGGCGCTGTCTTTTGTGTTATagatttccccttctaatttcttttttgccattcttgcaaatctccatggtcttcttTGTTTCCATCGTTTACATCAAatttactgtctctgtttctctaactttctttttgatgactcctggttgtctattcaACTTCCAATTACTCTGTACCTGGTaaccaactttcttgacctcttccttcattttGTGTGCACGCTTTTGAGGTGCAGATATTTGCCCACTTTACCCACCCActcattttcatccatgttcctgagtatttcttcaaaactaattttgctctgcgctcctcagacttcaaacgaggcccaaTGCATTTCTCCCTGCCCAGCCTCGTCTGTGGTTTTACCGTGTGCCCCTAAGGCCAACCGGTATACCGACCTTTGGTTAACTTCGAACCCGATGAGATGTCTGATTTTAAGCACAAAATGCATTTCCGGACGTTAACCTTGGCACCATTACTTCTTTCAAGATTTCTCGCACAATCTCATATTTTTTCCCTTCAAATAAAGTGGATGACAACGCTTCCCCacgacagaagtggtcactgcgctTCAATGGCATTTCGCGGCAATTCTTGAGAAGCGTAGTGCCTTGTTTGGTCGAAGGATGGCGCTGTGCTCAACTTCATGGAGTGAAGGAAAAAGCTTCCAGTCCAGGATCGTTTGAAAATTTGatgacgtttaagcttcgcctttaagagtggaacgcgatagcgttatcgggcctcgttcgcatcacatttttccttcagtaggcttcactccaacacaaaacgtgggaaagccagcttacaaagaccaagcttacaccgaatctccttaaagttggcttcactgttaaacagaaatgcattactgggaagacgtttttaggggcaatataagtcgtcttatattaaaatgtacAGGTTCTAGCACCTTTTTGATTAATTTTttcattgtttgctattgccccgacgcgcgcgcgtgtccaaaacgcattaggcaggcgaagtcctaaTCTGACccgccgaggatgcgagcgccatctggatataaatttcgcaactaacctatccgagcgcgccgctgttggtatggtaaaaatgctggaaaagcggtttgtgcttgagtttcctcgtaagagaattatgttttctcgtccatttaaattacaatccgatgccaccatgtctgtaggttgtggttaagtcgtatttaccatttttctgacggatttcactgtgagaaattctaacaccttgcgccacgcggagagcctgcgcggtCGCAGTGGTTCAGGCTGATTTTCTCCGCCGCGGACGCCGAGATCCACGCCGACACCGGCGCGGACGttgaattttctgcgacacggggcccttaacgctatcgcgttcaaatACGGGGAAGAGGCTAGCAACGAGGTGATAGCAAGCAAGTGAAACAGAAAATGCCGTATCACCGCAGTTGCTGTGGAAGAAGTGCCCGAAAGTGTCGGCCCAAGAAACTCCGCCTGCAGCCCCTCGCGATAAAAGTTACTAGCAATCTCTTCTGCCCAGAACTATTCAGCGTCGATGTAATCCCCAAAGTGTCATCAATGTGGCTTGTGGTATAAAAGCTGTTCGCTGTATGCGATGAGTAGCCAGTGAGAACTGCACAGATCTCCGCATTTTCATTTCACTTTGGCTCGGTAAACGCGCCTGAAAGAATATTTCCAGAGTATTGTTTTCACAAAATTGAGTGGTGAAGAGATTGAGTTTCCTTTCCTGCGAGTGCAACGACGACAATGCTACAAAAGGTTGTTCTTTCGTGGACACGTATGCAAAATAAAAGGCACTTGGTGCCTCGTTTTATGTGAATATTAAACATTCTAAATAACCGCTAAAAACTTTCTCACTGTACAAATCTTCTTTGGAAAAGTCCTTGGCTGACATGTTGACAAGATCTGTTCGATTTCTACGTCTAATAAAAGGCAAATAATGTGGTGTAAACATTCGTTCACTCCACATCCAGCCTTATGGCGAGGCAGTTCGTACCTTTAGAACGCGCGGAATTATCACATCACAAACACATGCAAAGTACGTAACGCATGCTGCTGTGGCCGACCACTACGACTCCGTCGGGCGACGCGCCTGGCCCGCATCCCACACGCAACAGTCGCAGCAGAACATGTAACGGAGAATGGCGTTCAGCCTTCGCACGTCGAACACACTGCACTTTCGGTCCGGATGAAACAGCGTATCGGAAGGCGGCACGGGTGACGGCTGTTGCGCCACCACGCGGGTTTCACCATTGCTAACACTGGTGCAAACAGTTGCAGGAGCGCTGTTCTGGAACGAAGACTTTGGACTTCCCGTTGCGTCGAAGCACGGATTGTCGTACGCGCGGCACCACACGGCGCCATTGTGGGTGTCGCGAGCATCGTTGCACAGCCTCCTCGGCCGCGTCACCTTCTCGCTCACAGACGCGCTGATTGTGGCCACGCTCACACGTGATCCTTCGTGGCTGACGGGCTGAGAGTAGGCGTGGTGTTGGTGTCCAAAAGGCAGCACCTCCCCGGACCCGGTCTCTTCTTGGGCGTAAAGCACCAACCGCTTCCGGTTGAAGCACTCGTCACCACCACCAGAAGACCAAGAGGCCCGCTGGCCCACGCCAGATGAGTGCGAAGGGGAGTAGGACAGCTGTTGCCGAGAGGAGAGTATCACGTCTAACGTCGAGTTGCTCTCTTGCCGAGGAAGGGCGCGGATGTTGTCCTGCGCCTCCTGGAAGAGGTCCAGGAAGCGGATTTCCGAGCTCGCGCTGCGTGTGGTGCTTAGCAGGTAGTAGAGGTACGTCTTGTATCGTTC
This genomic stretch from Dermacentor silvarum isolate Dsil-2018 chromosome 2, BIME_Dsil_1.4, whole genome shotgun sequence harbors:
- the LOC119442447 gene encoding uncharacterized protein LOC119442447 isoform X1 → MQRKWISEGITKDADLDDCVGAASPAFERPAFQRQTSEVISTIDEPTENINLSWNAPEFYKRLKRFRRTQLEYDTWNPNRWASCPEVVNPSPQALSTPNPSVRFYVGTSPSGQSISDEDEEERYKTYLYYLLSTTRSASSEIRFLDLFQEAQDNIRALPRQESNSTLDVILSSRQQLSYSPSHSSGVGQRASWSSGGGDECFNRKRLVLYAQEETGSGEVLPFGHQHHAYSQPVSHEGSRVSVATISASVSEKVTRPRRLCNDARDTHNGAVWCRAYDNPCFDATGSPKSSFQNSAPATVCTSVSNGETRVVAQQPSPVPPSDTLFHPDRKCSVFDVRRLNAILRYMFCCDCCVWDAGQARRPTES
- the LOC119442447 gene encoding uncharacterized protein LOC119442447 isoform X2, with the protein product MILTATGITKDADLDDCVGAASPAFERPAFQRQTSEVISTIDEPTENINLSWNAPEFYKRLKRFRRTQLEYDTWNPNRWASCPEVVNPSPQALSTPNPSVRFYVGTSPSGQSISDEDEEERYKTYLYYLLSTTRSASSEIRFLDLFQEAQDNIRALPRQESNSTLDVILSSRQQLSYSPSHSSGVGQRASWSSGGGDECFNRKRLVLYAQEETGSGEVLPFGHQHHAYSQPVSHEGSRVSVATISASVSEKVTRPRRLCNDARDTHNGAVWCRAYDNPCFDATGSPKSSFQNSAPATVCTSVSNGETRVVAQQPSPVPPSDTLFHPDRKCSVFDVRRLNAILRYMFCCDCCVWDAGQARRPTES